A window from Phaeocystidibacter marisrubri encodes these proteins:
- a CDS encoding bifunctional UDP-N-acetylmuramoyl-tripeptide:D-alanyl-D-alanine ligase/alanine racemase: MNKEGWTTGELAKVLNAELYGSSDIHIHQVLTDSRRLSFPTDTVFFALRSFKNDGHRYIPELFAKGVRVFVVDNIPQVHRSEAVFLLVKDTMDALHDAASAWRSAFHFAVLGITGSNGKTVVKEWVHQLLHHQFRIVRSPRSYNSQVGVPLSLFHMRSGHELGIFEAGISQIGEMEKLEKLIRPTWGIFTNLGDAHQEHFANKEIKLQEKLKLFEHAEHLIYCSDVEMVRNAILHKFQDSKVQLLSWGHQKEHSDIWIEKQRTKGAGTKLKVHWKSKALDVHLPFTDDASLENAMHALAFSLAFGVGPKVLLDGVKRLSSIAMRLELKKARNDSAVINDSYNSDPQSIRIALDFTGQQAQYSKKVVILSDLEQSGVDDAELYPMLAEMLEHRKIDLLIGIGDRISEFRSSFQIPAHFYPSTSAFVAELPLFDLGDSIILLKGARRFAFETIAHHLEERVHQTVLEINLSAVAHNLNYFRKLIRPETKIMAMVKAFGYGAGNYELANVLEYHNIDFLAVAYADEGVALRQAGITARIMVMNPSEESYEQILEYKLEPEIYSLSELYSFHRSVQHYSGEMQDLAVPVHVKVDTGMRRLGFEPEQMERVADEILAMPGIRVASVFSHLAASDDPSESAFTEAQISTFRDAAARLESGLGYVVIKHILNSSGIHNYPEAQFDMVRLGIGLYGISSVSWERHHLKRVSRLITRISQIKSISPGESVGYGRSFKAERSMKSATLPIGYADGIDRRLSNGAGEVWLNGQRAPIIGKVCMDMIMVDVTTIDCQEGDEVEIFGDHISIYEYAERTGTIPYEVLTSVSSRVKRIYFQE, encoded by the coding sequence ATGAATAAAGAAGGTTGGACTACCGGAGAATTAGCCAAGGTTCTCAATGCCGAGCTTTACGGTAGCTCTGATATTCACATTCATCAAGTTCTCACCGACTCTCGGCGTTTGAGCTTTCCCACCGATACGGTGTTTTTTGCTCTGCGTTCCTTCAAGAACGACGGACATCGATATATTCCCGAATTGTTTGCAAAAGGAGTGCGTGTGTTTGTGGTGGATAATATTCCTCAAGTACATCGCAGTGAAGCGGTGTTTCTCCTTGTGAAAGATACCATGGACGCACTCCACGATGCAGCATCTGCCTGGAGAAGCGCATTCCATTTCGCCGTTTTGGGCATTACGGGCAGCAATGGAAAAACAGTGGTGAAAGAATGGGTTCATCAACTTCTCCATCACCAATTCAGAATTGTCCGCAGTCCGAGAAGCTACAATAGCCAAGTTGGTGTTCCGCTTTCGCTTTTTCACATGAGAAGCGGGCATGAGCTAGGTATTTTTGAAGCAGGCATTTCTCAGATTGGAGAAATGGAAAAGCTGGAAAAGCTCATCCGACCTACCTGGGGAATTTTTACCAATTTGGGAGATGCTCATCAAGAGCACTTTGCCAATAAAGAAATCAAGTTACAGGAAAAGCTGAAGTTGTTTGAGCATGCTGAACACTTGATTTATTGCAGTGATGTAGAAATGGTTCGGAATGCCATTCTCCATAAATTTCAAGACTCTAAAGTACAGTTGCTCTCTTGGGGGCATCAAAAGGAGCACTCGGATATTTGGATAGAGAAACAACGTACCAAAGGAGCTGGAACCAAGTTGAAGGTGCACTGGAAATCAAAAGCGCTGGATGTCCATTTGCCTTTTACCGATGATGCGTCCTTAGAAAATGCAATGCACGCCTTGGCGTTCTCCTTGGCTTTTGGCGTAGGGCCGAAAGTTTTGTTGGATGGAGTGAAGCGACTCTCCTCCATTGCCATGCGCCTGGAACTTAAGAAGGCTAGGAATGATTCGGCGGTCATTAATGATTCGTATAACTCCGACCCTCAATCCATTCGTATCGCACTCGATTTTACGGGCCAACAGGCGCAATACTCCAAAAAGGTTGTCATCCTTTCGGATCTAGAGCAGAGTGGTGTGGATGATGCGGAGCTCTATCCGATGTTGGCAGAAATGCTAGAGCATAGAAAGATAGATTTGTTGATAGGAATTGGTGATCGAATCTCTGAATTTAGGAGCTCATTCCAGATTCCCGCGCACTTCTACCCCAGCACTTCCGCATTCGTCGCGGAACTTCCCCTTTTCGATTTAGGGGATTCCATCATCTTGTTGAAAGGCGCCCGTCGATTTGCCTTCGAGACCATCGCCCATCATTTGGAAGAGCGCGTTCATCAAACTGTTTTAGAAATCAATCTCAGTGCAGTTGCCCACAATTTGAACTATTTCCGCAAGCTCATCCGACCCGAAACCAAAATAATGGCCATGGTTAAGGCCTTTGGCTATGGTGCGGGGAACTACGAATTGGCGAATGTGCTAGAATATCACAACATTGATTTTTTGGCGGTGGCGTATGCCGATGAAGGTGTGGCGCTGCGTCAGGCAGGGATTACCGCCCGTATAATGGTGATGAATCCAAGTGAAGAGAGCTATGAACAAATATTGGAATACAAGCTCGAGCCTGAGATTTACTCGCTTTCAGAGTTGTATTCCTTCCATCGTTCGGTGCAGCATTATTCAGGGGAAATGCAAGATTTGGCCGTTCCTGTTCACGTAAAAGTTGACACTGGAATGCGTCGTTTGGGTTTTGAACCCGAGCAAATGGAAAGGGTAGCCGATGAGATTTTGGCAATGCCGGGTATTCGCGTGGCTTCCGTTTTTTCACACCTTGCAGCAAGCGACGATCCTTCAGAATCTGCCTTTACAGAGGCTCAGATTTCAACTTTCAGAGACGCAGCTGCTCGCTTGGAAAGTGGATTGGGTTATGTTGTTATCAAACACATTCTGAATTCATCCGGCATTCACAATTACCCTGAAGCCCAGTTTGATATGGTCCGTTTGGGGATTGGTTTGTACGGTATTTCCTCCGTGTCGTGGGAGCGCCATCACTTGAAGAGAGTGAGCCGATTGATTACCCGAATATCGCAGATCAAGAGTATTTCTCCAGGTGAATCAGTGGGATATGGCCGATCCTTCAAGGCCGAACGCTCTATGAAATCAGCAACTTTACCCATAGGTTATGCTGATGGGATTGACCGAAGATTGAGCAATGGTGCAGGCGAAGTTTGGTTGAATGGCCAACGAGCGCCTATCATTGGAAAGGTGTGCATGGACATGATTATGGTAGATGTCACTACTATTGATTGTCAAGAAGGTGATGAAGTAGAGATTTTCGGGGATCACATCTCGATCTATGAATATGCCGAACGCACAGGAACCATACCTTATGAAGTTCTGACATCTGTATCTTCGCGCGTCAAGCGAATCTATTTTCAAGAATAA
- a CDS encoding thymidine kinase: MFLENTVNHQQHSGWIEVICGSMFSGKTEELLRRLNRSVIARQKVEIFKPAVDKRYHDTSVVSHDKKSISSTPVESAEHILLHVSKDVDVVGIDEAQFFDEAIIDVCNSLANRGVRVVVAGLDMDFEGRPFGPMPYLMAVAEYVTKVHAVCVKTGNLAHYSHRKVEDTSKVLLGEQNEYEPVSRATFCELKDKKHK, from the coding sequence ATGTTTCTCGAAAACACAGTTAATCACCAGCAACACAGTGGCTGGATAGAAGTGATCTGCGGGTCGATGTTCTCCGGAAAGACGGAAGAACTATTGCGTCGTTTAAATCGCTCAGTTATTGCACGTCAGAAGGTTGAGATCTTTAAGCCGGCTGTAGATAAGCGCTATCACGACACTTCGGTAGTGTCGCATGATAAAAAGTCGATTTCATCTACACCCGTAGAAAGTGCCGAACACATTCTGCTTCATGTCAGTAAAGATGTAGATGTGGTGGGTATTGATGAGGCACAGTTTTTTGACGAGGCCATTATCGACGTTTGCAATTCGCTAGCGAACCGTGGCGTTCGGGTGGTTGTGGCTGGACTAGATATGGACTTTGAAGGCAGACCATTTGGTCCGATGCCTTACCTGATGGCGGTTGCAGAGTATGTAACTAAAGTCCATGCGGTTTGCGTGAAGACGGGAAACTTAGCCCACTATTCCCATCGAAAAGTAGAAGACACCTCCAAAGTTCTTCTGGGTGAACAGAATGAATACGAACCCGTTAGTAGAGCAACATTTTGTGAGCTCAAAGACAAAAAGCACAAATGA
- the rsmI gene encoding 16S rRNA (cytidine(1402)-2'-O)-methyltransferase: MLFVVPTPVGNLEDMTFRSIRVLKEAELILAEDTRTTGFLLKHYGIETPMRSYHMHNEHKIVEGLANELASGRTMALVTDAGTPGISDPGFLLIREAVKQGVEIQCLPGATAFVPALVNSGLPSDRFTFEGFLPPKKGRQTKLLSLVEEKRTMIFYESPHKLVKTLGDFAEHYGADRPCSVSREISKKFEETIRGSVGEVLEHFQNTAPKGEFVLILGGA, translated from the coding sequence ATGCTTTTTGTAGTTCCCACCCCTGTTGGCAATCTGGAAGACATGACTTTCAGAAGCATTCGCGTCTTGAAAGAAGCTGAATTGATTTTGGCTGAAGACACGCGAACAACGGGCTTCTTGCTCAAGCACTATGGAATTGAAACGCCAATGCGTTCATACCACATGCACAATGAGCACAAGATTGTAGAAGGATTGGCAAATGAGCTCGCTAGCGGCAGAACCATGGCCCTGGTAACCGATGCAGGAACTCCAGGTATTTCAGACCCAGGATTTTTATTGATCCGGGAAGCAGTGAAGCAAGGCGTTGAAATTCAGTGCCTACCAGGTGCAACTGCCTTTGTCCCAGCCTTAGTGAACAGCGGATTGCCAAGCGATCGATTCACCTTTGAAGGATTTCTTCCTCCCAAGAAAGGCCGACAAACCAAGCTCCTTTCATTAGTAGAGGAGAAACGCACCATGATCTTCTACGAAAGTCCGCACAAACTCGTAAAGACACTTGGGGATTTTGCCGAACACTACGGAGCCGACCGCCCATGTAGCGTGAGCAGAGAGATCAGTAAAAAATTCGAAGAGACCATTCGCGGAAGTGTGGGAGAAGTTCTCGAGCACTTTCAAAACACAGCACCCAAGGGAGAATTCGTTCTCATCTTAGGCGGCGCCTAA
- a CDS encoding chorismate mutase: MTAALKLKAIRDWFDVRREPLVIAGPCSAESEEQLFETSKQLVESGAVSAIRAGIWKPRTRPNSFEGIGPHALPWLTRVKEELQIPVATEVANAQHVEHCLRAGIDILWIGARTTVNPFYVQEIAEALKGTDIPVLVKNPIHSDLGLWVGALERLEKVGIQKLAAVHRGFYTDSDAPFRNEPKWEMSFALRAKAPDIPIICDPSHIAGKRNLVEQVSQTALDINLDGLMIESHITPEKALSDAAQQLTPADLVSMINRLILRSSEPRNENAHLELDQLRTKIDGLDQQIVNLLKDRMDLVREIGQIKVDNDISIFQMDRWFEILAKRGLQGKELELNTALIQELFQTIHKYSVERQNEVFQNKNRS; encoded by the coding sequence ATGACTGCAGCATTGAAATTGAAAGCGATTCGCGATTGGTTTGACGTTCGAAGAGAACCTTTAGTCATTGCCGGCCCTTGTTCAGCCGAAAGCGAGGAACAACTCTTTGAGACCTCTAAACAACTGGTGGAAAGCGGCGCAGTGAGTGCGATACGTGCGGGTATTTGGAAACCTCGAACTCGCCCAAATTCATTTGAAGGAATCGGTCCTCACGCCCTCCCATGGCTCACTCGAGTAAAGGAAGAACTGCAAATCCCTGTCGCCACCGAAGTGGCCAATGCCCAACACGTTGAACATTGCCTTAGAGCGGGAATAGACATTTTATGGATTGGCGCTCGAACCACGGTCAACCCATTCTACGTTCAAGAAATAGCCGAAGCACTTAAGGGAACCGATATTCCCGTCCTCGTCAAGAACCCCATCCATTCGGATCTCGGATTATGGGTAGGTGCATTAGAGCGATTGGAAAAGGTGGGTATTCAGAAACTCGCTGCCGTTCATCGCGGATTTTACACCGACTCTGACGCGCCTTTTAGAAACGAACCCAAATGGGAAATGAGTTTTGCCTTGCGCGCTAAGGCTCCAGACATCCCAATCATTTGCGACCCAAGTCATATAGCCGGGAAGCGAAACCTAGTAGAACAAGTGAGTCAAACCGCACTGGATATCAATCTAGATGGCTTGATGATTGAAAGCCACATCACGCCTGAAAAGGCCTTAAGCGATGCCGCTCAACAACTCACTCCTGCTGATCTCGTTTCCATGATCAATCGTCTTATTCTGCGCTCTAGTGAACCGAGGAATGAGAATGCTCACCTTGAGCTCGATCAATTGCGCACAAAAATCGACGGGCTCGATCAGCAAATAGTGAACTTACTCAAAGATCGCATGGACTTAGTTCGTGAAATCGGCCAAATCAAAGTGGACAACGACATCTCCATTTTTCAAATGGACCGATGGTTTGAAATTTTGGCCAAGCGCGGACTCCAAGGGAAAGAACTCGAGTTGAACACAGCACTCATTCAAGAGCTTTTCCAAACCATCCACAAATACAGCGTGGAGCGTCAGAACGAAGTCTTCCAAAATAAAAACCGTTCATAA
- the recJ gene encoding single-stranded-DNA-specific exonuclease RecJ, whose translation MLNDKKNWITRTCEVNAEFTALQEALGFDETLTALLWTRGIRDFEAARRFFRPSWSYLHNPLLMKDMDIVVPRIMRAINEGETLMIYGDYDVDGTTAVALVSSYLSNFTDRIITYTPDRYKEGYGLSMDGIQFASDHGCTVLIALDCGIKAVEQAKFASENGIDLIIGDHHTPGPKLPEAFAILDPKRSDCSYPYDELSGCGIGFKICQALNERFGRPESELEPLLDLLVVSIGADIVPITGENRILAQLGLERLNRNPRPGFRLIMQQAKKSVFDITDVVFTIAPRINAAGRIDHANAAVQLLNSQNTHEAQSILKEINEFNQTRKDLDKETAASALAMLEKDADCTYSSVVFDSSWHKGVIGIAASRLIETYYRPTVVFTENKGILAGSARSVKGFNVYDALDACSEHLIQFGGHKYAAGMTMAPEKYHDFKSAFENYVRENISEEQKVEDLLIDASFDVEDLNDQWMRRLMFFHPHGPQNDLPTFIGIPKGIEEVKVIGADKSHLKFKWKGVDCIAFGCANWLEDLVNERVKIAYHLEYNEFRNVKFEQVRVIDIKPLDSPTVG comes from the coding sequence ATGTTGAACGACAAGAAGAATTGGATCACTCGCACCTGTGAAGTAAATGCCGAATTTACCGCACTTCAAGAGGCATTGGGATTTGACGAAACCCTAACCGCACTTTTGTGGACACGAGGGATTCGCGACTTCGAAGCGGCAAGAAGATTCTTCCGACCGAGTTGGAGCTACCTCCACAACCCTCTTTTGATGAAGGATATGGACATCGTCGTTCCACGCATCATGAGGGCCATTAACGAAGGAGAAACCCTCATGATTTATGGAGATTACGACGTAGACGGCACAACAGCGGTGGCTCTCGTTTCTTCTTATCTCAGCAACTTCACCGATCGTATTATCACCTATACTCCAGACAGATACAAGGAAGGCTATGGACTTTCCATGGATGGAATTCAGTTTGCATCCGACCATGGCTGTACCGTTCTCATCGCATTGGATTGCGGCATCAAAGCGGTAGAACAGGCGAAGTTTGCATCGGAAAACGGCATCGATCTCATTATTGGCGACCATCATACACCTGGACCGAAGCTTCCCGAGGCCTTTGCCATTCTCGATCCAAAGCGAAGCGATTGCTCCTACCCGTACGACGAGCTCTCAGGTTGTGGAATCGGGTTTAAAATCTGCCAAGCGCTTAATGAGCGATTCGGGCGACCAGAATCCGAGCTGGAACCACTGCTCGACTTATTGGTGGTAAGCATTGGAGCCGACATCGTTCCCATTACCGGTGAAAACCGAATCTTGGCACAGTTGGGATTAGAACGACTGAATAGAAATCCACGCCCTGGTTTTCGCCTCATCATGCAACAGGCAAAGAAGTCGGTATTTGACATTACCGACGTAGTTTTCACCATCGCTCCGCGCATCAATGCTGCAGGCCGAATAGATCACGCAAATGCTGCGGTCCAGCTACTCAACTCCCAAAACACGCACGAAGCACAGTCCATTCTCAAAGAGATTAACGAATTCAACCAAACCAGAAAAGACCTCGATAAAGAGACCGCTGCCAGTGCTTTGGCCATGCTAGAAAAGGATGCGGATTGCACCTACAGCAGCGTCGTATTCGACAGTAGTTGGCACAAAGGTGTGATTGGAATTGCCGCCTCTCGACTCATTGAAACGTATTACCGTCCCACCGTTGTGTTTACAGAAAACAAGGGCATTTTGGCGGGAAGCGCTAGAAGCGTGAAGGGCTTTAACGTGTACGACGCACTGGACGCCTGCTCCGAACACCTCATTCAATTTGGCGGACATAAATATGCGGCTGGAATGACCATGGCACCCGAAAAGTACCACGATTTCAAATCGGCTTTTGAGAACTATGTTCGCGAAAACATCTCCGAGGAGCAGAAAGTAGAAGACCTGTTGATTGATGCGTCCTTCGACGTTGAGGACCTAAATGATCAATGGATGAGGCGCCTGATGTTCTTCCACCCACACGGACCACAGAACGATCTACCAACCTTCATTGGAATTCCTAAAGGGATCGAGGAAGTCAAGGTAATTGGGGCAGATAAATCACATCTCAAATTCAAATGGAAAGGGGTTGATTGCATTGCATTTGGATGTGCGAATTGGTTAGAAGACCTTGTGAACGAGCGCGTTAAGATCGCCTACCATTTGGAATACAATGAATTCCGAAACGTCAAGTTTGAACAAGTTCGGGTCATTGATATTAAGCCATTAGACTCACCTACAGTCGGCTAG
- a CDS encoding DUF3109 family protein has protein sequence MIQIGKTLISEDIIEKEFVCNLNACKGACCVEGDSGAPLSESETAILESIREAVDPYLRPEGRAAIAEQGTWTADSDGDLVTPLVNNAECAYVVFDEKGTTLCGIEKAWRDGVVDFRKPVSCHLYPIRIKSYPSFDAVNYDKWDICSDACTLGQELKVPTYQFAREALERKYGEEWYKELDEVAQAWLNR, from the coding sequence ATGATTCAGATCGGGAAAACACTTATATCAGAAGACATCATAGAAAAGGAGTTCGTCTGCAACCTCAACGCATGCAAGGGTGCATGTTGTGTTGAAGGCGACTCAGGCGCACCACTTTCTGAAAGTGAGACAGCTATCCTCGAGTCCATTCGAGAGGCTGTAGACCCGTACCTGCGTCCAGAAGGCAGGGCTGCCATAGCCGAGCAGGGCACGTGGACGGCAGATTCTGATGGAGATTTGGTTACCCCACTGGTCAACAATGCCGAATGCGCCTATGTGGTATTCGACGAGAAAGGCACCACTTTGTGCGGCATTGAAAAAGCATGGCGAGATGGTGTGGTTGATTTCCGAAAACCCGTCTCTTGTCACCTCTACCCCATCCGCATCAAGAGCTATCCATCCTTTGATGCGGTCAACTATGACAAATGGGACATCTGTTCCGACGCCTGCACCTTAGGTCAAGAACTCAAGGTGCCAACCTATCAATTTGCACGCGAGGCACTTGAGCGGAAATACGGCGAAGAATGGTACAAAGAGCTGGATGAAGTAGCACAAGCCTGGCTCAATCGGTAA
- a CDS encoding ribonucleotide-diphosphate reductase subunit beta: MSNVEPILRENKDRFVLFPIEHHDIWEWYKKSEASFWTAEEIDLHSDLSDWENKLNDDERYFIKHVLAFFAASDGIVNENLAENFVNEVQYTEAKFFYGFQIMMENIHSETYSLLIDTYIKDPADRDHLFHAIDTFDAIKEKAEWALRWIESPSFAERLIAFAAVEGIFFSGSFCSIFWLKKRGLMPGLTFSNELISRDEGMHCDFACHLHNNHLVNKVPKERIVQIITEALDIERKFITESLPVDLIGMNSKLMIQYLEFVADRLLVELECDKIYNVSNPFDFMEMISLEGKTNFFEKRVSDYRKAGVGTGKADEEKEENSFSFDDDF; this comes from the coding sequence ATGAGTAACGTAGAACCTATTCTCAGAGAGAACAAAGATCGGTTCGTACTATTCCCGATTGAGCACCACGACATTTGGGAATGGTATAAGAAATCAGAAGCGAGTTTTTGGACAGCCGAAGAAATCGACCTTCATTCAGATCTTTCAGATTGGGAGAACAAACTCAACGACGACGAGCGCTACTTCATCAAGCACGTGTTGGCATTCTTTGCTGCAAGTGATGGTATCGTGAACGAAAACCTAGCGGAGAACTTCGTAAATGAGGTTCAATACACCGAGGCCAAGTTTTTCTATGGATTCCAAATCATGATGGAAAACATCCACAGTGAGACGTACTCATTGTTGATTGACACCTACATCAAAGATCCTGCGGATAGAGATCACCTCTTCCACGCGATTGACACCTTTGATGCAATCAAAGAGAAAGCAGAATGGGCATTGCGTTGGATTGAATCTCCATCTTTTGCCGAGCGTCTCATCGCATTCGCAGCAGTGGAAGGGATCTTCTTCTCTGGTTCATTCTGTTCCATCTTCTGGTTGAAGAAACGCGGTTTGATGCCTGGACTTACTTTCTCAAACGAGTTGATATCTCGAGATGAAGGTATGCACTGTGATTTCGCTTGCCACCTTCACAACAATCACTTGGTGAACAAGGTGCCAAAAGAGCGCATTGTTCAAATCATCACGGAAGCCCTCGATATAGAGCGCAAGTTTATCACCGAATCTCTTCCAGTGGATTTGATTGGTATGAACAGTAAGCTCATGATTCAATACCTCGAGTTTGTAGCAGACCGTCTGCTTGTTGAACTAGAGTGTGATAAGATCTACAACGTTAGCAATCCATTCGACTTTATGGAAATGATCTCTTTAGAAGGAAAGACCAACTTCTTTGAAAAGAGAGTATCAGACTACCGCAAAGCTGGAGTTGGAACTGGAAAAGCCGACGAAGAAAAAGAGGAGAACTCGTTCAGCTTCGACGACGATTTTTAA
- a CDS encoding ribonucleoside-diphosphate reductase subunit alpha, with protein MHVLKRDGRKEAVKFDKITARIQKLCYGLSPLTDPTAVAMRVIEGLYDGVTTSELDSLAAEIAASMTIKHPDYAKLAARIAVSNLHKNTTKSFSETMNDLHEYVNPKTGLHSPLIADDVHEIIQKNAEFLDSALIYDRDFSYDYFGFKTLERSYLLRVNGQIAERPQHMLMRVSIGIHKEDLEAAVETYELMSKKYFTHATPTLFNSGTPKPQMSSCFLLQMKDDSIDGIYDTLKQCAKISQSAGGIGLSAHNIRATGSYIRGTNGTSNGLVPMLRVFNDTARYVDQGGGKRKGSFAVYLEPWHADIFEFLDLKKNHGKEEMRARDLFYAMWLNDLFMKRVEEDGQWTLMDPNECGDLCDTYGEEFDALYTKYEAEGKGRKTIKARELWQKIMESQIETGTPYMLYKDAANSKSNQKNLGTIRSSNLCTEIIEYTAPDEVAVCNLASIALPMFIEDGEFNHQLLYDVTYKVTRNLNVIIDRNYYPVPEARNSNMRHRPIGIGVQGLADAFIMMRYPFTSDEAKQLNKDIFETIYFAALKSSMDLAQEEGAYETWAGSPISKGEFQFDMWGISASELSGRWDWENLRKEVVKTGVRNSLLLAPMPTASTSQILGNNECFEPYTSNIYTRRVLSGEFIVVNKHLLLDLVNLGLWNEDIKNEIMRANGSIQHIDVIPENIKELYKTVWELSMRDIIDMSADRGAFIDQSQSLNLFIEAPNMGKLTSMHFYAWKKGLKTGMYYLRTKAASAAIKFTVAKQAKSEVEPVTEGKINTTAPSAAEAQVASQAAANAQKLAEAQKSMTMENQVVMPVQGKSYTDEEMITCSIDNPDECEACGS; from the coding sequence ATGCACGTATTAAAAAGAGACGGACGGAAAGAAGCCGTTAAATTTGACAAAATCACAGCGAGAATCCAGAAGCTTTGCTACGGATTGAGTCCGCTTACGGACCCTACCGCTGTTGCAATGCGTGTTATTGAGGGCTTGTACGACGGAGTGACCACTTCGGAGTTAGATAGCCTAGCTGCTGAGATTGCAGCTTCAATGACCATCAAGCACCCTGATTATGCGAAACTAGCTGCGCGTATCGCGGTTTCTAACCTTCATAAAAACACGACCAAATCGTTCTCTGAAACCATGAACGATTTGCACGAGTACGTGAACCCAAAAACCGGTCTTCACTCTCCGTTAATTGCTGATGATGTGCATGAGATCATCCAGAAGAACGCAGAGTTCCTAGATTCAGCATTGATCTACGACCGCGATTTCAGTTATGACTACTTCGGGTTTAAAACACTTGAACGTTCATACCTTCTTCGCGTAAACGGTCAGATTGCCGAACGTCCACAACACATGTTGATGCGCGTTTCTATCGGTATTCACAAAGAAGACTTGGAAGCTGCTGTTGAAACGTACGAGTTGATGTCGAAGAAATACTTCACACATGCAACTCCAACCCTTTTCAATTCAGGTACTCCAAAACCTCAAATGTCATCTTGTTTCCTTCTTCAAATGAAGGACGATAGCATTGATGGTATTTACGACACGTTGAAGCAATGTGCTAAGATTTCACAAAGTGCAGGTGGGATTGGTCTTAGCGCTCACAACATTCGTGCAACAGGTTCTTACATCCGCGGAACAAACGGCACCTCAAACGGTCTCGTTCCAATGCTTCGCGTATTCAACGATACAGCTCGTTACGTTGACCAAGGTGGTGGTAAACGCAAGGGTTCATTCGCCGTATATCTTGAGCCATGGCACGCTGACATCTTCGAATTCCTCGATTTGAAGAAGAACCACGGTAAGGAAGAAATGCGTGCACGCGACCTCTTCTACGCAATGTGGTTGAACGATCTTTTCATGAAGCGCGTTGAAGAAGATGGACAGTGGACATTGATGGATCCAAACGAGTGTGGGGATCTATGTGATACCTATGGCGAAGAATTTGATGCACTTTACACCAAATACGAAGCTGAAGGCAAAGGTCGCAAGACCATCAAAGCACGTGAGCTTTGGCAAAAAATCATGGAGTCTCAAATTGAAACGGGAACTCCATACATGCTCTACAAAGACGCGGCTAACTCCAAGAGTAACCAAAAGAACCTCGGTACCATCCGCAGTTCTAACCTTTGTACAGAGATCATTGAGTACACTGCACCAGACGAAGTTGCAGTATGTAACCTCGCGTCTATCGCATTGCCTATGTTCATTGAAGATGGTGAATTCAACCACCAACTTCTTTACGATGTAACCTATAAGGTGACGCGTAACTTGAACGTGATCATTGATCGCAACTACTACCCAGTTCCAGAAGCGCGCAATAGCAACATGCGCCACCGTCCAATTGGGATCGGTGTTCAAGGTTTGGCCGATGCATTCATCATGATGCGTTATCCATTCACTTCGGATGAAGCGAAGCAGTTGAACAAAGACATCTTTGAAACGATTTACTTCGCTGCATTGAAGTCGTCAATGGATCTCGCTCAAGAAGAAGGTGCTTATGAAACTTGGGCCGGTTCTCCGATCTCTAAAGGCGAATTCCAATTCGATATGTGGGGAATCTCTGCAAGCGAATTGAGCGGACGCTGGGATTGGGAAAACCTTCGCAAAGAAGTGGTGAAAACAGGTGTGAGAAACTCACTTCTACTCGCTCCAATGCCAACCGCTTCTACCTCACAAATCTTGGGTAACAACGAGTGTTTTGAGCCTTACACCTCAAACATTTACACACGTCGAGTTCTTTCGGGTGAGTTCATCGTTGTGAACAAACACCTCCTTCTAGACCTCGTAAACCTCGGTTTGTGGAACGAAGACATCAAGAATGAAATCATGCGTGCCAATGGTTCTATTCAGCACATCGATGTCATTCCTGAAAACATCAAAGAATTGTACAAAACCGTTTGGGAATTGTCCATGAGAGATATCATCGATATGTCTGCAGATCGCGGTGCATTTATCGACCAATCTCAGAGCCTCAACTTGTTTATCGAGGCACCGAACATGGGTAAACTTACTTCTATGCACTTCTACGCATGGAAGAAAGGTCTCAAAACCGGTATGTACTACCTCAGAACAAAAGCAGCATCAGCTGCTATCAAATTCACCGTTGCTAAACAAGCAAAGTCTGAAGTTGAGCCTGTAACAGAAGGTAAAATCAATACAACTGCACCATCGGCAGCAGAAGCCCAAGTAGCCTCTCAAGCAGCAGCAAATGCTCAGAAGCTCGCTGAAGCTCAGAAGTCGATGACGATGGAAAACCAAGTAGTTATGCCTGTTCAAGGTAAGTCGTACACCGACGAAGAAATGATTACTTGTTCCATTGACAATCCAGATGAATGTGAAGCTTGTGGCTCATAA